One Vanessa atalanta chromosome 8, ilVanAtal1.2, whole genome shotgun sequence genomic window carries:
- the LOC125065651 gene encoding zinc finger protein 420-like isoform X5 — protein sequence MNPDHHNINTGGGQPPGSSELQAQNQRVQSTQQQQQGQANNLTPTTSATDLRVNSAAVNVALSSVAKYWVFTNLFPGPIPQVSVYGLPTGARIENGKPVQDLGQAHASLLNGDPNIILGHAGQQQVTVSAGGQQIPVSQIIANQATQGHESLVAHGAAEGGGGTLSVAGAQTQQVPNNRVEFVQHNIDMGHHSQQHIMQQQLMAATRPEHSNQQIQLTVSEDGIVTVVEPGGGKLVDKDELHDAIKMPNDHTLTVHQLQQIVGHHQVIDSVVRIEQATGEPANILVTQNPDGTTSIETSAADPLIVKDEKNVAKIESTQFAIPAEIKDIKGIDLKSAMGMEGAVVKISTGTEHDLHAMYKVNVEDLSQLLAYHEVFGKLNSEGQQQAKVISEVEVEAGTSAALSEAESSPGHHSCDICGKIFQFRYQLIVHRRYHGESKPFTCQVCGSAFANPVELSKHGKCHLAGDPAERQAKRLAQDKPYACSTCHKTFARKEHLDNHVRSHTGETPYRCQFCAKTFTRKEHMVNHVRKHTGETPHRCEICKKSFTRKEHFMNHVMWHTGETPHRCDFCSKTFTRKEHLLNHVRQHTGESPHRCNFCAKSFTRREHLVNHVRQHTGETPFQCGYCPKAFTRKDHLVNHVRQHTGESPHKCSYCTKSFTRKEHLTNHVRQHTGESPHRCTYCAKSFTRKEHLTNHIRQHTGETPHKCTYCFRAFTRKEHLNQHIRQHTGDMPHTCSYCNKSFTRKEHLVTHVRQHTGETPFKCTYCSKSFSRKEHLTNHVHLHTGETPHKCPFCTKTFSRKEHLTNHVRIHTGESPHRCEFCHKTFTRKEHLTNHLKQHTGDTPHTCKVCSKPFTRKEHLMTHMRSHSCGERPYSCGECGKSFPLKGNLLFHERSHNKSANSANKSFRCEICSKEFMCKGHLVTHRRTHTDAVENAVSTEPATEGEDCGDCNKCEKDVPDRTERKHDTRASSESRATETNVAQNQTTSSAVMQITSQQVRTGTATSVASVAAGTFTHTTNTQHHTGTTIAHHPVTVNY from the exons ATGAATCCTGATCATCATAATATAAACACGGGTGGTGGCCAACCTCCAGGCAGCTCTGAG TTACAGGCTCAAAATCAAAGAGTGCAATCGACGCAGCAACAACAGCAGGGTCAAGCTAATAACTTGACTCCGACAACATCTGCTACTGATTTGAGAGTAAACTCAGCGGCGGTAAACGTTGCTTTGTCAAGCGTGGCCAAATACTGGgtgtttacaaatttatttcccGGTCCAATACCGCAGGTTTCCGTATATGGTTTACCCACTGGTGCAAGAATTGAAAATGGGAAGCCTGTACAG GATCTTGGGCAGGCTCATGCAAGCCTTCTAAATGGAGatcctaatattatattagggcATGCAGGACAACAACAAGTTACTGTTTCAGCTGGGGGTCAACAAATTCCCGTATCACAGATTATTGCAAATCAAGCAACACAAGGCCATG AGTCGCTGGTGGCACACGGTGCGGCGGAGGGCGGCGGCGGGACGCTGTCGGTGGCGGGCGCGCAGACCCAGCAGGTACCCAATAATCGGGTCGAGTTTGTACAACATAACATTGATATG GGTCATCACTCCCAACAACATATAATGCAGCAACAGCTGATGGCTGCCACCCGTCCAGAACATTCAAACCAGCAG ATCCAACTGACGGTGAGCGAGGACGGCATCGTGACGGTGGTGGAGCCGGGCGGCGGCAAGCTGGTGGACAAGGACGAGCTGCACGACGCCATCAAGATGCCCAACGACCACACGCTTACCGTGCACCAGCTGCAACAGATCGTGGGCCACCACCAG gtaaTAGACAGTGTGGTCCGAATCGAGCAAGCCACAGGGGAGCCAGCCAATATCCTTGTGACGCAGAATCCGGACGGTACCACCTCCATTGAGACGAGCGCCGCCGACCCGCTCATAGTGAAAGACGAGAAGAATGTCGCCAAGATTGAGTCCACGCAGTTCGCGATACCCGCCGAGATTAAAGATATCAAAGGAATTGACTTAAAG AGTGCTATGGGTATGGAAGGGGCTGTGGTCAAAATATCCACTGGTACAGAACATGATCTTCACGCCATGTACAAAGTTAATGTAGAGGATCTATCACAATTGCTTGCCTATCATGAAGTATTTGGAAAACTAAATTCCGAAGGCCAACAACAAGCAAAG GTGATAAGCGAGGTGGAGGTGGAGGCGGGCACGAGCGCCGCGCTGTCGGAGGCCGAGTCGTCGCCCGGACACCACTCCTGCGACATCTGCGGGAAGATCTTCCAGTTCCGGTACCAGCTCATCGTCCACAG ACGATACCACGGTGAGAGCAAACCATTTACGTGTCAAGTATGCGGTTCTGCGTTCGCCAATCCAGTAGAACTTTCGAAACATGGAAAATGTCATTTGG CTGGTGACCCCGCCGAACGCCAGGCGAAACGATTGGCTCAAGACAAACCGTATGCGTGCTCCACTTGCCATAAAACTTTCGCACGAAAGGAACATCTCGACAATCATGTCAGGAGCCACACCGGGGAGACGCCATACAG GTGCCAGTTCTGCGCGAAGACGTTCACGCGCAAGGAGCACATGGTGAACCACGTGCGCAAGCACACGGGCGAGACGCCGCACCGCTGCGAGATCTGTAAGAAGAGCTTCACGCGCAAGGAGCACTTCATGAACCACGTCATGTGGCACACCG GTGAAACTCCACATCGCTGTGACTTCTGTTCCAAGACATTTACGCGCAAAGAACACTTACTTAACCACGTGCGCCAACATACAGGCGAGTCTCCTCATCGGTGCAACTTCTGCGCGAAATCCTTCACACGTCGCGAACATCTTGTTAACCACGTTCGCCAACATACGGGCGAAACTCCATTTCAATGTGGTTATTGTCCTAAAGCGTTCACTCGAAAAGATCACCTTG TGAATCACGTTCGCCAGCACACGGGAGAGTCCCCTCACAAATGTTCCTATTGCACAAAGTCATTCACGCGTAAGGAACATCTAACCAACCACGTGCGGCAACACACGGGCGAGTCCCCGCATCGGTGTACATACTGCGCGAAGTCCTTTACAAGAAAAGAACATCTAACTAACCATATACG ACAGCATACGGGGGAGACTCCTCACAAGTGCACGTATTGCTTTCGCGCCTTCACGCGGAAGGAACATCTCAACCAACACATCAGACAACATACCGGGGACATGCCACATACCTGTTCATATTGTAACAAGAGTTTCACGAGGAAAGAACATCTTGTCACGCATGTTCG ccaACATACTGGAGAGACACCATTTAAGTGCACATATTGTTCAAAGTCTTTTTCACGCAAGGAACATCTCACGAACCATGTGCATCTTCATACAGGAGAGACACCACATAAATGCCCTTTCTGCACCAAGACTTTCTCGAGAAAAGAACATTTGACTAATCATGTTAG aatacacACTGGCGAATCGCCTCATCGATGCGAATTTTGTCATAAGACATTCACTCGCAAGGAGCATCTCACGAACCACCTCAAACAACACACTGGCGACACACCACACACTTGTAAAGTGTGCTCTAAGCCCTTCACAAGAAAGGAACATCTTATGACGCACATGAG atCGCATAGTTGTGGCGAGAGGCCGTACAGTTGCGGTGAATGTGGGAAGTCGTTCCCATTGAAAGGCAATTTATTGTTCCATGAAAGATCGCACAACAAGAGTGCAAACTCGGCAAATAAATCTTTCAGATGTGAAATTTGCTCAAAGGAATTTATGTGCAAAG GTCATCTAGTAACGCACAGACGAACACATACAGATGCAGTTGAAAATGCAGTAAGTACGGAACCAGCAACTGAAGGCGAAGACTGCGGAGATTGTAATAAATGCGAGAAAGATGTTCCAGACAGAACAGAGAGAAAACATGATACAAG AGCATCATCAGAGAGTAGAGCCACTGAAACAAATGTGGCACAAAATCAGACTACTAGTTCAGCAGTTATGCAAATAACTAGCcag CAAGTCCGAACCGGAACTGCAACCAGTGTAGCAAGTGTAGCAGCTGGGACTTTCACTCACACAACGAATACTCAACATCATACTGGTACGACCATAGCACATCATCCTGTTACTGTGAATTACTAG
- the LOC125065651 gene encoding zinc finger protein 432-like isoform X2 — translation MNPDHHNINTGGGQPPGSSEAQNQRVQSTQQQQQGQANNLTPTTSATDLRVNSAAVNVALSSVAKYWVFTNLFPGPIPQVSVYGLPTGARIENGKPVQDLGQAHASLLNGDPNIILGHAGQQQVTVSAGGQQIPVSQIIANQATQGHESLVAHGAAEGGGGTLSVAGAQTQQVPNNRVEFVQHNIDMGHHSQQHIMQQQLMAATRPEHSNQQIQLTVSEDGIVTVVEPGGGKLVDKDELHDAIKMPNDHTLTVHQLQQIVGHHQVIDSVVRIEQATGEPANILVTQNPDGTTSIETSAADPLIVKDEKNVAKIESTQFAIPAEIKDIKGIDLKSAMGMEGAVVKISTGTEHDLHAMYKVNVEDLSQLLAYHEVFGKLNSEGQQQAKVISEVEVEAGTSAALSEAESSPGHHSCDICGKIFQFRYQLIVHRRYHGESKPFTCQVCGSAFANPVELSKHGKCHLAGDPAERQAKRLAQDKPYACSTCHKTFARKEHLDNHVRSHTGETPYRCQFCAKTFTRKEHMVNHVRKHTGETPHRCEICKKSFTRKEHFMNHVMWHTGETPHHCQICGKKYTRKEHLVNHMRSHTNDTPFRCELCGKSFTRKEHFTNHILWHTGETPHRCDFCSKTFTRKEHLLNHVRQHTGESPHRCNFCAKSFTRREHLVNHVRQHTGETPFQCGYCPKAFTRKDHLVNHVRQHTGESPHKCSYCTKSFTRKEHLTNHVRQHTGESPHRCTYCAKSFTRKEHLTNHIRQHTGETPHKCTYCFRAFTRKEHLNQHIRQHTGDMPHTCSYCNKSFTRKEHLVTHVRQHTGETPFKCTYCSKSFSRKEHLTNHVHLHTGETPHKCPFCTKTFSRKEHLTNHVRIHTGESPHRCEFCHKTFTRKEHLTNHLKQHTGDTPHTCKVCSKPFTRKEHLMTHMRSHSCGERPYSCGECGKSFPLKGNLLFHERSHNKSANSANKSFRCEICSKEFMCKGHLVTHRRTHTDAVENAVSTEPATEGEDCGDCNKCEKDVPDRTERKHDTRASSESRATETNVAQNQTTSSAVMQITSQQVRTGTATSVASVAAGTFTHTTNTQHHTGTTIAHHPVTVNY, via the exons ATGAATCCTGATCATCATAATATAAACACGGGTGGTGGCCAACCTCCAGGCAGCTCTGAG GCTCAAAATCAAAGAGTGCAATCGACGCAGCAACAACAGCAGGGTCAAGCTAATAACTTGACTCCGACAACATCTGCTACTGATTTGAGAGTAAACTCAGCGGCGGTAAACGTTGCTTTGTCAAGCGTGGCCAAATACTGGgtgtttacaaatttatttcccGGTCCAATACCGCAGGTTTCCGTATATGGTTTACCCACTGGTGCAAGAATTGAAAATGGGAAGCCTGTACAG GATCTTGGGCAGGCTCATGCAAGCCTTCTAAATGGAGatcctaatattatattagggcATGCAGGACAACAACAAGTTACTGTTTCAGCTGGGGGTCAACAAATTCCCGTATCACAGATTATTGCAAATCAAGCAACACAAGGCCATG AGTCGCTGGTGGCACACGGTGCGGCGGAGGGCGGCGGCGGGACGCTGTCGGTGGCGGGCGCGCAGACCCAGCAGGTACCCAATAATCGGGTCGAGTTTGTACAACATAACATTGATATG GGTCATCACTCCCAACAACATATAATGCAGCAACAGCTGATGGCTGCCACCCGTCCAGAACATTCAAACCAGCAG ATCCAACTGACGGTGAGCGAGGACGGCATCGTGACGGTGGTGGAGCCGGGCGGCGGCAAGCTGGTGGACAAGGACGAGCTGCACGACGCCATCAAGATGCCCAACGACCACACGCTTACCGTGCACCAGCTGCAACAGATCGTGGGCCACCACCAG gtaaTAGACAGTGTGGTCCGAATCGAGCAAGCCACAGGGGAGCCAGCCAATATCCTTGTGACGCAGAATCCGGACGGTACCACCTCCATTGAGACGAGCGCCGCCGACCCGCTCATAGTGAAAGACGAGAAGAATGTCGCCAAGATTGAGTCCACGCAGTTCGCGATACCCGCCGAGATTAAAGATATCAAAGGAATTGACTTAAAG AGTGCTATGGGTATGGAAGGGGCTGTGGTCAAAATATCCACTGGTACAGAACATGATCTTCACGCCATGTACAAAGTTAATGTAGAGGATCTATCACAATTGCTTGCCTATCATGAAGTATTTGGAAAACTAAATTCCGAAGGCCAACAACAAGCAAAG GTGATAAGCGAGGTGGAGGTGGAGGCGGGCACGAGCGCCGCGCTGTCGGAGGCCGAGTCGTCGCCCGGACACCACTCCTGCGACATCTGCGGGAAGATCTTCCAGTTCCGGTACCAGCTCATCGTCCACAG ACGATACCACGGTGAGAGCAAACCATTTACGTGTCAAGTATGCGGTTCTGCGTTCGCCAATCCAGTAGAACTTTCGAAACATGGAAAATGTCATTTGG CTGGTGACCCCGCCGAACGCCAGGCGAAACGATTGGCTCAAGACAAACCGTATGCGTGCTCCACTTGCCATAAAACTTTCGCACGAAAGGAACATCTCGACAATCATGTCAGGAGCCACACCGGGGAGACGCCATACAG GTGCCAGTTCTGCGCGAAGACGTTCACGCGCAAGGAGCACATGGTGAACCACGTGCGCAAGCACACGGGCGAGACGCCGCACCGCTGCGAGATCTGTAAGAAGAGCTTCACGCGCAAGGAGCACTTCATGAACCACGTCATGTGGCACACCG GTGAAACGCCGCACCATTGTCAAATTTGCGGCAAGAAGTATACTAGGAAGGAGCATTTAGTGAACCATATGAGATCACATACAAATGACACTCCATTCAGATGTGAACTGTGCGGCAAGTCCTTCACGAGAAAGGAACACTTCACCAATCATATATTGTGGCATACGG GTGAAACTCCACATCGCTGTGACTTCTGTTCCAAGACATTTACGCGCAAAGAACACTTACTTAACCACGTGCGCCAACATACAGGCGAGTCTCCTCATCGGTGCAACTTCTGCGCGAAATCCTTCACACGTCGCGAACATCTTGTTAACCACGTTCGCCAACATACGGGCGAAACTCCATTTCAATGTGGTTATTGTCCTAAAGCGTTCACTCGAAAAGATCACCTTG TGAATCACGTTCGCCAGCACACGGGAGAGTCCCCTCACAAATGTTCCTATTGCACAAAGTCATTCACGCGTAAGGAACATCTAACCAACCACGTGCGGCAACACACGGGCGAGTCCCCGCATCGGTGTACATACTGCGCGAAGTCCTTTACAAGAAAAGAACATCTAACTAACCATATACG ACAGCATACGGGGGAGACTCCTCACAAGTGCACGTATTGCTTTCGCGCCTTCACGCGGAAGGAACATCTCAACCAACACATCAGACAACATACCGGGGACATGCCACATACCTGTTCATATTGTAACAAGAGTTTCACGAGGAAAGAACATCTTGTCACGCATGTTCG ccaACATACTGGAGAGACACCATTTAAGTGCACATATTGTTCAAAGTCTTTTTCACGCAAGGAACATCTCACGAACCATGTGCATCTTCATACAGGAGAGACACCACATAAATGCCCTTTCTGCACCAAGACTTTCTCGAGAAAAGAACATTTGACTAATCATGTTAG aatacacACTGGCGAATCGCCTCATCGATGCGAATTTTGTCATAAGACATTCACTCGCAAGGAGCATCTCACGAACCACCTCAAACAACACACTGGCGACACACCACACACTTGTAAAGTGTGCTCTAAGCCCTTCACAAGAAAGGAACATCTTATGACGCACATGAG atCGCATAGTTGTGGCGAGAGGCCGTACAGTTGCGGTGAATGTGGGAAGTCGTTCCCATTGAAAGGCAATTTATTGTTCCATGAAAGATCGCACAACAAGAGTGCAAACTCGGCAAATAAATCTTTCAGATGTGAAATTTGCTCAAAGGAATTTATGTGCAAAG GTCATCTAGTAACGCACAGACGAACACATACAGATGCAGTTGAAAATGCAGTAAGTACGGAACCAGCAACTGAAGGCGAAGACTGCGGAGATTGTAATAAATGCGAGAAAGATGTTCCAGACAGAACAGAGAGAAAACATGATACAAG AGCATCATCAGAGAGTAGAGCCACTGAAACAAATGTGGCACAAAATCAGACTACTAGTTCAGCAGTTATGCAAATAACTAGCcag CAAGTCCGAACCGGAACTGCAACCAGTGTAGCAAGTGTAGCAGCTGGGACTTTCACTCACACAACGAATACTCAACATCATACTGGTACGACCATAGCACATCATCCTGTTACTGTGAATTACTAG
- the LOC125065651 gene encoding zinc finger protein 432-like isoform X1, which yields MNPDHHNINTGGGQPPGSSELQAQNQRVQSTQQQQQGQANNLTPTTSATDLRVNSAAVNVALSSVAKYWVFTNLFPGPIPQVSVYGLPTGARIENGKPVQDLGQAHASLLNGDPNIILGHAGQQQVTVSAGGQQIPVSQIIANQATQGHESLVAHGAAEGGGGTLSVAGAQTQQVPNNRVEFVQHNIDMGHHSQQHIMQQQLMAATRPEHSNQQIQLTVSEDGIVTVVEPGGGKLVDKDELHDAIKMPNDHTLTVHQLQQIVGHHQVIDSVVRIEQATGEPANILVTQNPDGTTSIETSAADPLIVKDEKNVAKIESTQFAIPAEIKDIKGIDLKSAMGMEGAVVKISTGTEHDLHAMYKVNVEDLSQLLAYHEVFGKLNSEGQQQAKVISEVEVEAGTSAALSEAESSPGHHSCDICGKIFQFRYQLIVHRRYHGESKPFTCQVCGSAFANPVELSKHGKCHLAGDPAERQAKRLAQDKPYACSTCHKTFARKEHLDNHVRSHTGETPYRCQFCAKTFTRKEHMVNHVRKHTGETPHRCEICKKSFTRKEHFMNHVMWHTGETPHHCQICGKKYTRKEHLVNHMRSHTNDTPFRCELCGKSFTRKEHFTNHILWHTGETPHRCDFCSKTFTRKEHLLNHVRQHTGESPHRCNFCAKSFTRREHLVNHVRQHTGETPFQCGYCPKAFTRKDHLVNHVRQHTGESPHKCSYCTKSFTRKEHLTNHVRQHTGESPHRCTYCAKSFTRKEHLTNHIRQHTGETPHKCTYCFRAFTRKEHLNQHIRQHTGDMPHTCSYCNKSFTRKEHLVTHVRQHTGETPFKCTYCSKSFSRKEHLTNHVHLHTGETPHKCPFCTKTFSRKEHLTNHVRIHTGESPHRCEFCHKTFTRKEHLTNHLKQHTGDTPHTCKVCSKPFTRKEHLMTHMRSHSCGERPYSCGECGKSFPLKGNLLFHERSHNKSANSANKSFRCEICSKEFMCKGHLVTHRRTHTDAVENAVSTEPATEGEDCGDCNKCEKDVPDRTERKHDTRASSESRATETNVAQNQTTSSAVMQITSQQVRTGTATSVASVAAGTFTHTTNTQHHTGTTIAHHPVTVNY from the exons ATGAATCCTGATCATCATAATATAAACACGGGTGGTGGCCAACCTCCAGGCAGCTCTGAG TTACAGGCTCAAAATCAAAGAGTGCAATCGACGCAGCAACAACAGCAGGGTCAAGCTAATAACTTGACTCCGACAACATCTGCTACTGATTTGAGAGTAAACTCAGCGGCGGTAAACGTTGCTTTGTCAAGCGTGGCCAAATACTGGgtgtttacaaatttatttcccGGTCCAATACCGCAGGTTTCCGTATATGGTTTACCCACTGGTGCAAGAATTGAAAATGGGAAGCCTGTACAG GATCTTGGGCAGGCTCATGCAAGCCTTCTAAATGGAGatcctaatattatattagggcATGCAGGACAACAACAAGTTACTGTTTCAGCTGGGGGTCAACAAATTCCCGTATCACAGATTATTGCAAATCAAGCAACACAAGGCCATG AGTCGCTGGTGGCACACGGTGCGGCGGAGGGCGGCGGCGGGACGCTGTCGGTGGCGGGCGCGCAGACCCAGCAGGTACCCAATAATCGGGTCGAGTTTGTACAACATAACATTGATATG GGTCATCACTCCCAACAACATATAATGCAGCAACAGCTGATGGCTGCCACCCGTCCAGAACATTCAAACCAGCAG ATCCAACTGACGGTGAGCGAGGACGGCATCGTGACGGTGGTGGAGCCGGGCGGCGGCAAGCTGGTGGACAAGGACGAGCTGCACGACGCCATCAAGATGCCCAACGACCACACGCTTACCGTGCACCAGCTGCAACAGATCGTGGGCCACCACCAG gtaaTAGACAGTGTGGTCCGAATCGAGCAAGCCACAGGGGAGCCAGCCAATATCCTTGTGACGCAGAATCCGGACGGTACCACCTCCATTGAGACGAGCGCCGCCGACCCGCTCATAGTGAAAGACGAGAAGAATGTCGCCAAGATTGAGTCCACGCAGTTCGCGATACCCGCCGAGATTAAAGATATCAAAGGAATTGACTTAAAG AGTGCTATGGGTATGGAAGGGGCTGTGGTCAAAATATCCACTGGTACAGAACATGATCTTCACGCCATGTACAAAGTTAATGTAGAGGATCTATCACAATTGCTTGCCTATCATGAAGTATTTGGAAAACTAAATTCCGAAGGCCAACAACAAGCAAAG GTGATAAGCGAGGTGGAGGTGGAGGCGGGCACGAGCGCCGCGCTGTCGGAGGCCGAGTCGTCGCCCGGACACCACTCCTGCGACATCTGCGGGAAGATCTTCCAGTTCCGGTACCAGCTCATCGTCCACAG ACGATACCACGGTGAGAGCAAACCATTTACGTGTCAAGTATGCGGTTCTGCGTTCGCCAATCCAGTAGAACTTTCGAAACATGGAAAATGTCATTTGG CTGGTGACCCCGCCGAACGCCAGGCGAAACGATTGGCTCAAGACAAACCGTATGCGTGCTCCACTTGCCATAAAACTTTCGCACGAAAGGAACATCTCGACAATCATGTCAGGAGCCACACCGGGGAGACGCCATACAG GTGCCAGTTCTGCGCGAAGACGTTCACGCGCAAGGAGCACATGGTGAACCACGTGCGCAAGCACACGGGCGAGACGCCGCACCGCTGCGAGATCTGTAAGAAGAGCTTCACGCGCAAGGAGCACTTCATGAACCACGTCATGTGGCACACCG GTGAAACGCCGCACCATTGTCAAATTTGCGGCAAGAAGTATACTAGGAAGGAGCATTTAGTGAACCATATGAGATCACATACAAATGACACTCCATTCAGATGTGAACTGTGCGGCAAGTCCTTCACGAGAAAGGAACACTTCACCAATCATATATTGTGGCATACGG GTGAAACTCCACATCGCTGTGACTTCTGTTCCAAGACATTTACGCGCAAAGAACACTTACTTAACCACGTGCGCCAACATACAGGCGAGTCTCCTCATCGGTGCAACTTCTGCGCGAAATCCTTCACACGTCGCGAACATCTTGTTAACCACGTTCGCCAACATACGGGCGAAACTCCATTTCAATGTGGTTATTGTCCTAAAGCGTTCACTCGAAAAGATCACCTTG TGAATCACGTTCGCCAGCACACGGGAGAGTCCCCTCACAAATGTTCCTATTGCACAAAGTCATTCACGCGTAAGGAACATCTAACCAACCACGTGCGGCAACACACGGGCGAGTCCCCGCATCGGTGTACATACTGCGCGAAGTCCTTTACAAGAAAAGAACATCTAACTAACCATATACG ACAGCATACGGGGGAGACTCCTCACAAGTGCACGTATTGCTTTCGCGCCTTCACGCGGAAGGAACATCTCAACCAACACATCAGACAACATACCGGGGACATGCCACATACCTGTTCATATTGTAACAAGAGTTTCACGAGGAAAGAACATCTTGTCACGCATGTTCG ccaACATACTGGAGAGACACCATTTAAGTGCACATATTGTTCAAAGTCTTTTTCACGCAAGGAACATCTCACGAACCATGTGCATCTTCATACAGGAGAGACACCACATAAATGCCCTTTCTGCACCAAGACTTTCTCGAGAAAAGAACATTTGACTAATCATGTTAG aatacacACTGGCGAATCGCCTCATCGATGCGAATTTTGTCATAAGACATTCACTCGCAAGGAGCATCTCACGAACCACCTCAAACAACACACTGGCGACACACCACACACTTGTAAAGTGTGCTCTAAGCCCTTCACAAGAAAGGAACATCTTATGACGCACATGAG atCGCATAGTTGTGGCGAGAGGCCGTACAGTTGCGGTGAATGTGGGAAGTCGTTCCCATTGAAAGGCAATTTATTGTTCCATGAAAGATCGCACAACAAGAGTGCAAACTCGGCAAATAAATCTTTCAGATGTGAAATTTGCTCAAAGGAATTTATGTGCAAAG GTCATCTAGTAACGCACAGACGAACACATACAGATGCAGTTGAAAATGCAGTAAGTACGGAACCAGCAACTGAAGGCGAAGACTGCGGAGATTGTAATAAATGCGAGAAAGATGTTCCAGACAGAACAGAGAGAAAACATGATACAAG AGCATCATCAGAGAGTAGAGCCACTGAAACAAATGTGGCACAAAATCAGACTACTAGTTCAGCAGTTATGCAAATAACTAGCcag CAAGTCCGAACCGGAACTGCAACCAGTGTAGCAAGTGTAGCAGCTGGGACTTTCACTCACACAACGAATACTCAACATCATACTGGTACGACCATAGCACATCATCCTGTTACTGTGAATTACTAG